One genomic segment of Paenibacillus sp. FSL H8-0332 includes these proteins:
- a CDS encoding triphosphoribosyl-dephospho-CoA synthase, producing the protein MTASQQDTSYSLAEAMTYSVLAEAVSWPSPGLVSAVSTGSHGDMDIYTFLRSALRIQPYYQAAARLGIEESADRTGREDLFRMLQKLGRRAEAGMLRATGGVNTHKGTIFLGLILCAAAGITSQGPSGGAEPQDICRLAGGIAGSPLRKQLTDILKETQITSTGGRAYREWRIRGIRGEVIDGFPSILQQGLPSFRSALDQGANMRTAVIHCLFSLMSVVQDTTLLNRDFDRTRISYTQACALEALDRGSLFTSEGRAYIRKLEKDFQLRSLSPGGSADLLAMTVALHLWDEHQGGEVCGEPLRYVCHSS; encoded by the coding sequence ATGACAGCTTCGCAACAGGATACATCCTATTCGCTTGCTGAGGCGATGACCTACAGTGTTCTGGCGGAGGCGGTGAGCTGGCCTTCTCCCGGACTGGTCTCCGCCGTCAGCACGGGTTCTCACGGGGATATGGATATCTACACTTTTCTGCGAAGCGCACTCCGCATTCAGCCGTATTACCAGGCCGCAGCCCGCTTGGGCATAGAAGAATCTGCGGACAGAACCGGCAGGGAAGATCTGTTCAGAATGCTCCAGAAGCTCGGGCGGCGTGCCGAGGCTGGCATGCTGAGGGCTACCGGGGGAGTGAATACCCATAAGGGAACGATCTTCCTGGGGCTGATTCTATGTGCGGCTGCGGGAATAACCAGCCAAGGGCCATCCGGCGGCGCAGAACCACAGGACATCTGCCGGCTGGCCGGAGGGATCGCCGGGAGTCCGCTTCGTAAGCAGCTAACGGACATCCTGAAGGAGACACAGATTACAAGTACAGGCGGACGCGCGTACAGGGAATGGCGGATCAGAGGCATTCGCGGAGAAGTGATCGACGGATTTCCTTCCATTCTCCAGCAGGGTCTGCCTTCCTTCCGTTCTGCGCTTGATCAGGGGGCGAACATGCGAACGGCGGTTATTCATTGCTTGTTCTCCCTGATGTCTGTGGTTCAAGATACAACGCTTCTGAACCGTGACTTTGACAGGACGCGGATCAGTTATACGCAAGCGTGTGCGCTGGAGGCTCTGGACCGGGGGAGCCTGTTCACCTCTGAGGGCAGGGCCTATATCCGCAAGCTGGAGAAGGATTTCCAGCTTCGTTCCTTGTCGCCCGGGGGATCGGCCGATCTTCTGGCCATGACGGTTGCCCTGCACTTGTGGGACGAGCATCAAGGGGGGGAAGTATGTGGAGAACCACTCCGTTATGTCTGCCATTCTTCGTGA
- the citX gene encoding citrate lyase holo-[acyl-carrier protein] synthase, giving the protein MSAILRDRERLPELREARVPAAGSLIQIMMNIPGPSKRLDCTYELFELCIGAMQKALASSACEVMSVERIDLSVGPVAYMQVSWEATALKRFCLSFEQGHPLSAYWDIDIYSSSGRAVGRREIGAPPRPCYLCSQSAKVCGSQRRHSPEELIGRMTADLTAYRQAQMGVPIARKAVT; this is encoded by the coding sequence ATGTCTGCCATTCTTCGTGACCGTGAGCGCCTCCCTGAGCTTAGAGAGGCGAGGGTTCCGGCGGCAGGCTCGCTGATCCAGATCATGATGAATATTCCCGGACCATCCAAGAGGCTGGATTGCACTTATGAATTGTTCGAGCTCTGTATCGGGGCTATGCAGAAAGCGCTGGCTTCATCAGCTTGTGAGGTGATGTCCGTGGAGCGGATCGACTTGAGTGTTGGTCCGGTAGCCTATATGCAGGTGTCATGGGAGGCTACAGCGTTGAAACGGTTCTGTTTGTCATTCGAACAGGGACATCCGCTGAGCGCCTATTGGGATATTGATATTTACAGTTCTTCGGGAAGAGCAGTGGGCAGGAGGGAGATCGGGGCCCCGCCGCGCCCCTGTTATCTGTGCAGCCAATCTGCCAAAGTGTGCGGATCACAGCGGCGCCATTCGCCGGAGGAATTAATAGGCCGCATGACCGCTGATCTGACAGCCTACAGACAGGCGCAGATGGGTGTGCCGATTGCAAGGAAGGCAGTCACATGA
- a CDS encoding MFS transporter has translation MNLFRKLKVPRPIFSICLNTLVTHLGFYAMTAILTVYLSQVKGLPLSVTAVVTMIFTVSYRSARFLTGPLLDNMDPFKCMWFGCLLTGVSIAMVDFWQSPVLITIQLIIAGIGYSVRGLSSKASLSFVGSKDGNALFYFANSNMYTNGAAIAGPLIGSFLLTSSLKSFTLSFVGGFYIAGAILLSIFPPGCSLQDRERKPVSFWKGYQTVLLDKSFRKVLLFNMIGCFFFTQLFNSFPYLIGTYYNAPERLGSLLMLNGILVVLLQIPVGRWMNTALSGQREGYRLMLAFLLFSVSFSMNAFIGSIWGYYVFVALFSLAEMLFIPTIDAYVSNAAHPDLRITYFSIIGLSTALGEGIGVYTGLQFIHMWSIYGELSYFWLSLAVLSGLSLVLYVMLNRSPVHNKEEGKLWRY, from the coding sequence ATGAATCTTTTCCGAAAGTTAAAGGTGCCCCGGCCGATATTCTCCATTTGTCTGAACACGCTGGTTACCCATCTTGGCTTCTACGCCATGACGGCGATATTAACGGTCTATCTGTCTCAGGTCAAAGGACTGCCGCTGTCGGTTACCGCTGTAGTTACCATGATCTTCACGGTGTCTTACCGCAGTGCGAGATTCCTTACCGGACCCCTGCTGGACAACATGGACCCGTTCAAATGCATGTGGTTCGGCTGCCTGCTAACAGGGGTCTCCATCGCTATGGTAGATTTCTGGCAGTCTCCGGTGTTGATTACTATACAGCTTATCATTGCAGGGATCGGCTACTCTGTCCGAGGCTTATCCTCCAAGGCTTCTTTATCCTTCGTGGGGAGTAAGGATGGCAATGCCCTGTTTTATTTTGCGAATTCCAATATGTATACGAACGGTGCAGCCATTGCCGGGCCCTTAATCGGCTCCTTTCTGCTGACAAGCTCCTTGAAGAGCTTCACGTTGTCCTTCGTTGGAGGGTTTTATATTGCGGGTGCCATCCTGCTCAGTATCTTCCCGCCCGGGTGCAGCCTGCAGGACCGGGAACGGAAGCCGGTAAGCTTCTGGAAAGGATATCAGACCGTTCTGCTCGATAAAAGCTTCCGTAAGGTGCTGCTGTTCAATATGATCGGCTGCTTTTTCTTCACCCAATTGTTCAATTCCTTTCCTTATTTAATCGGCACTTATTATAACGCTCCGGAAAGGCTGGGAAGTCTGCTGATGCTGAACGGAATCCTTGTGGTGCTCCTGCAGATTCCTGTCGGGCGCTGGATGAATACCGCGTTGTCAGGCCAGCGTGAGGGATACCGGCTGATGCTGGCGTTTCTGCTGTTCAGTGTTTCTTTTTCTATGAATGCGTTCATCGGCTCAATCTGGGGTTATTACGTATTCGTCGCGCTGTTCAGCCTTGCAGAAATGTTATTCATACCCACGATAGATGCGTATGTCTCTAACGCTGCCCATCCGGATCTGCGTATCACGTATTTCAGTATCATCGGATTGTCCACAGCCCTTGGCGAAGGAATCGGTGTATATACCGGGCTACAATTCATACATATGTGGAGCATCTACGGAGAGCTGTCTTACTTCTGGTTATCATTAGCTGTTCTGTCGGGGCTGTCCCTTGTACTGTATGTAATGTTAAACCGGTCACCTGTTCATAACAAGGAGGAGGGGAAACTATGGCGGTATTAA
- a CDS encoding ATP-grasp domain-containing protein: MKHLLLVESNESITGIQACRELGYTVTLITQDIQHYLKGQPLASHPLHMVDYIHEVDTFNEEAVVDFVKEYHKVHPLTGVMSFAEFYVVQATAAAHAIGVPTMHPLAAKNARNKYKSRELCLQNGVPVPVSLLAASVEEACQHAQAMGYPCIIKPCDGAMSIGVVLVNNERELRLSYDSYVNNRNYGRNLYGSADVLIEEFAAGPLVSVEMVTYQGKDVLIGITDRRLVGFPYFVETGASFPVQLSNETEIVEAVSQGLRALGVDFGPTHTEVALTPEGPKIIEFNPRMVGGPVPEMIKYATGIHLPAEVLRMHMGEEPNLTATVSRGAASREFCSPVDGTLLEVTGLKELEGRPDILKSHFIAAGREVSYPRSNFDWIGRVTVGGDDAEQAEQKCSEIQNGIGLHIVARPLS, from the coding sequence GTGAAGCATCTGTTATTGGTAGAAAGTAATGAATCTATTACAGGCATTCAGGCTTGCCGAGAGCTGGGGTATACCGTTACTTTGATTACCCAGGATATCCAGCATTATCTGAAGGGCCAGCCGCTGGCGTCTCATCCGCTACATATGGTTGATTACATACATGAAGTGGATACCTTCAATGAAGAGGCTGTGGTCGATTTTGTAAAAGAGTACCACAAAGTACATCCGCTAACGGGAGTCATGTCTTTTGCGGAATTCTACGTGGTTCAGGCAACGGCTGCTGCGCATGCTATTGGTGTGCCGACCATGCATCCGCTGGCCGCCAAGAATGCCCGGAATAAATATAAATCCAGAGAACTATGCCTCCAGAACGGTGTTCCGGTTCCGGTCTCTTTGTTGGCAGCCAGCGTTGAGGAAGCTTGTCAGCATGCACAGGCCATGGGCTATCCCTGCATCATTAAACCCTGTGACGGGGCAATGAGCATTGGCGTGGTATTGGTTAACAATGAGAGAGAGCTGCGGCTCTCGTACGACAGCTATGTGAACAACCGGAATTATGGTCGGAATCTCTATGGAAGTGCCGATGTGCTCATTGAGGAGTTCGCAGCAGGGCCTCTGGTTAGTGTGGAGATGGTTACGTATCAAGGGAAGGATGTTCTGATCGGGATTACGGACCGCCGTCTGGTCGGGTTTCCTTATTTTGTGGAGACAGGGGCGAGCTTCCCGGTTCAATTGAGCAATGAGACGGAGATTGTTGAGGCTGTGAGCCAAGGATTACGTGCGCTTGGGGTTGATTTTGGCCCGACCCACACGGAGGTGGCCCTTACCCCTGAAGGTCCCAAGATCATTGAGTTCAATCCCCGTATGGTCGGAGGTCCTGTTCCGGAGATGATTAAATACGCAACCGGCATCCATCTGCCCGCTGAAGTGCTTCGTATGCATATGGGGGAAGAGCCGAATCTGACGGCAACGGTCTCCCGCGGAGCCGCTTCCCGGGAATTCTGTTCGCCGGTGGACGGGACGTTACTGGAAGTTACCGGCCTTAAGGAGTTAGAGGGGCGGCCGGATATCCTGAAGTCGCATTTCATTGCTGCCGGGCGCGAGGTATCCTATCCACGGTCTAATTTTGACTGGATTGGCAGAGTTACCGTTGGAGGGGACGATGCAGAGCAGGCTGAGCAGAAATGCAGTGAAATCCAGAATGGGATTGGTCTGCATATTGTTGCCAGACCTTTAAGCTGA
- a CDS encoding 2,3-diaminopropionate biosynthesis protein SbnB: MLFLNTANLQSIQLPWSRSVDMIRRTVQVMAAHEFSQPIKPYLLFDKDPSSRIIAMPAYVGGEIGMAGIKWIASFPGNHARQLPRAHSVTILNDSGSGKPVAIINSPLISGIRTASVSGLMIQEYEKVHPFAGKIIAGIVGFGPIGQLHLSMLNQLLGDRLEEVRIFDPNQDTLQPIPEELGTRVRPVDSWEDAYEGADLFITCTISSSGYIDRKPKAQSLLLNVSLRDFTPAILSYTSAIIVDDWDEVCRANTDIEHMHNQRGLRKEDTASIVEVVCGNALAKFPKEEAVMFNPMGMAAFDIAIGALYYQEALNRGCGKELEE, encoded by the coding sequence ATGTTATTCTTAAATACTGCAAATTTACAGAGCATTCAGCTTCCCTGGAGCAGAAGTGTCGATATGATACGAAGAACGGTTCAAGTGATGGCAGCGCACGAATTCTCCCAGCCTATTAAACCCTATCTGCTCTTTGATAAAGATCCAAGCAGCCGGATTATTGCCATGCCTGCTTATGTGGGCGGAGAGATCGGGATGGCAGGCATCAAGTGGATCGCCAGTTTTCCCGGTAACCATGCCAGGCAGCTTCCCCGTGCCCACTCGGTTACGATCCTGAATGATTCCGGCAGCGGGAAGCCTGTGGCTATAATCAACAGCCCGCTTATCTCCGGGATTCGCACAGCATCGGTCAGCGGGCTGATGATTCAGGAATACGAGAAGGTACACCCTTTTGCCGGTAAAATTATTGCCGGTATCGTCGGGTTCGGGCCGATCGGTCAACTCCATCTGTCGATGCTGAATCAGCTGCTCGGGGACCGGCTGGAGGAGGTTCGGATCTTTGATCCGAATCAAGATACACTGCAACCCATCCCGGAAGAGCTTGGTACAAGGGTGCGGCCTGTGGATTCCTGGGAGGATGCCTACGAAGGGGCTGATCTGTTCATCACCTGTACAATTTCTAGCTCCGGTTATATTGACCGCAAGCCCAAAGCACAGAGTCTGCTGCTGAACGTGTCTCTGCGCGATTTCACCCCGGCTATCTTAAGCTACACCTCTGCCATTATTGTTGATGACTGGGATGAAGTGTGCCGTGCGAATACGGATATTGAACATATGCATAATCAAAGAGGGCTGCGGAAGGAAGACACGGCGTCCATCGTCGAGGTGGTCTGCGGCAACGCGCTGGCGAAATTCCCGAAGGAGGAAGCGGTCATGTTCAATCCGATGGGAATGGCCGCCTTTGATATTGCTATCGGCGCCCTTTATTATCAGGAAGCGCTGAATCGCGGGTGTGGTAAGGAGTTAGAGGAGTAG
- a CDS encoding MerR family transcriptional regulator, with product MKTYSISEAAAHFNMTPHTLRYYDKEGLLPSIERTPSGKRVFKPSDMEALRIIECLKASGMPIKEIKHFIEWCSEGDSTLQRRYDMFLERKASVEAQMEELRKTMEVIDHKCHYYKTALEKSMEVVHQS from the coding sequence ATGAAGACCTATTCCATAAGCGAAGCCGCAGCGCATTTCAACATGACCCCGCATACCCTGCGTTATTATGACAAAGAGGGCCTGCTCCCTTCTATAGAGAGAACTCCCAGCGGCAAACGCGTATTCAAGCCCTCCGATATGGAGGCCCTGCGGATCATTGAATGCCTGAAGGCCTCCGGGATGCCCATCAAAGAGATTAAGCATTTCATTGAATGGTGCTCCGAAGGAGATTCCACCCTGCAGCGCCGATACGACATGTTCCTGGAGCGGAAGGCTTCTGTAGAAGCGCAAATGGAGGAATTAAGAAAAACGATGGAAGTCATAGACCATAAATGCCACTATTATAAGACTGCCCTGGAAAAGAGTATGGAAGTGGTCCACCAATCCTAA
- a CDS encoding NAD(P)-dependent alcohol dehydrogenase has product MIQVNARAAFSQEGPFKLTTIERRELLPQDVLIEIKYAGICHSDIHTVRGEWGPVKYPLVPGHEIAGIVSQIGSGVTKYAVGDRVGVGCMVDSCGECSSCRQGEEQYCLEGNTGTYGATDRHGHYTQGGYSTHIVVTEDFVVRIPDSLPLDAAAPLLCAGITTYSPLRHWGAAPGKKVAVVGLGGLGHMAVKIAHAMGAEVTVLSQSLKKKEDGLQLGADHYYATTDPETFKQLAGSFDLIINTVSAQVNINAFLSLLALDGTLVNVGAPADPLAVNAFSLIGHRRSFAGSMIGGIRETQEMLDFCAEHQIASEIEVISADQIDEAWERVLASDVRYRFVIDISTMGKA; this is encoded by the coding sequence ATGATACAAGTTAACGCACGCGCTGCATTCAGCCAGGAAGGCCCGTTCAAGCTGACTACGATCGAACGCCGGGAGCTGCTGCCGCAGGATGTTCTGATCGAGATTAAATACGCCGGTATTTGCCATTCCGATATTCATACCGTCCGCGGGGAGTGGGGACCGGTGAAATATCCGCTGGTTCCGGGGCATGAGATTGCAGGTATTGTCAGCCAGATCGGTTCTGGAGTGACGAAATATGCTGTTGGCGACCGTGTCGGGGTAGGCTGTATGGTCGATTCCTGCGGTGAGTGCAGCAGCTGCCGGCAAGGCGAGGAGCAATATTGCCTGGAGGGGAACACGGGAACCTATGGAGCGACTGACCGCCACGGGCACTATACACAAGGCGGATATTCCACACATATCGTTGTCACTGAAGACTTCGTGGTGCGGATTCCCGACAGCCTTCCGCTTGACGCTGCTGCACCGCTGTTGTGTGCCGGAATCACTACTTACTCACCACTGCGCCACTGGGGAGCTGCTCCCGGCAAAAAGGTAGCTGTAGTGGGTCTCGGCGGGCTGGGGCATATGGCAGTGAAAATTGCTCATGCCATGGGGGCTGAGGTTACGGTGTTATCCCAATCCCTGAAGAAGAAGGAAGACGGCCTGCAATTGGGCGCAGATCATTATTATGCCACCACTGATCCGGAGACATTCAAGCAGCTGGCCGGTTCCTTCGACCTGATCATTAATACGGTCAGTGCGCAGGTGAATATCAATGCTTTCCTGTCACTCCTGGCGCTGGACGGGACGTTGGTGAATGTCGGTGCACCTGCTGATCCTTTGGCTGTTAATGCCTTCTCGCTGATCGGACACCGCCGTTCCTTTGCCGGTTCGATGATCGGGGGAATCCGCGAGACACAGGAGATGCTTGATTTCTGCGCTGAACATCAGATCGCTTCCGAGATCGAAGTGATTTCGGCTGACCAGATTGACGAAGCCTGGGAGCGTGTGCTGGCCTCGGATGTGCGTTACCGGTTTGTGATTGATATCAGCACGATGGGGAAGGCATAA